A section of the Epinephelus moara isolate mb chromosome 3, YSFRI_EMoa_1.0, whole genome shotgun sequence genome encodes:
- the LOC126388370 gene encoding cytochrome c oxidase subunit 7B, mitochondrial, whose protein sequence is MYRFAKAAVNITGQAARQVRHGSTAAPNFHSKYGTGLMVGGAAFCVGVWSYVLTQTGITWNLSPVGKVTPKPWREAEE, encoded by the exons ATGTATCGGTTTGCTAAAGCTGCAGTCAACATCACCG GTCAGGCCGCGAGGCAGGTGAGGCATGGATCCACCGCCGCCCCGAACTTCCACTCCAAGTACGGCACTGGCCTGATGGTTGGTGGAGCTGCCTTCTGCGTGGGTGTGTGGTCATAT GTGCTGACTCAGACTGGCATCACCTGGAATCTGTCACCAGTTGGGAAGGTCACACCCAAACCCTGGAGAGAGGCCGAGGAGTGA